GCGGCTCCTGATAGTTGAGGGTGTGGATGCTGGTCGTCAAGGGATCGATTGGGCGCGCATGCTCCGCCGACGCCGAACCACCCCCGGCGAGCCCGCTGGCATCGATGGTGTAAAAGGTCACCCCCTGGGCGTTGGCGCTCGCCGCCACGGATTCGAAGAGGTAGCGGCGGTTGTATCGCGCCAACATCGGCAAGGTGGACGATTTCTGGTAGAGCTCTCCATACCAATTGATGAGATCTCGGGCCGGCACCGCAGGCAAACCGCTCGAGATGTGAACCAATACCCTACGGCCGGAAAGCCCCGCCAGAGTGGTGAGGACCTCGCGCAGGGAATTGACCGAGTAATTGAGTTCCGACGCCAGCTCTCCAGCGTAAAACCGGATTTTCTCCTGGAGGTCGACAGCGATCCTGGAATCGGCTCGGCGGCCTTCTCCCGGGGCGTCGTCAATGATCTGCTGCATGTCGTGGATGATGCGTCCCCGCTCCAGGTCATCGTCGGTGCGAGCGCCGTAGACCCGGGTCATGGACCTGAGCGCATCTTTGACCGCACGCGGGTCGTTGGTGAAGGGCTGCACGACCTTCGGCGACCTCTGGACCGAGATCACCATGACTCGAACGTGTGGTTGCATCACCTCGTCGATGAATCGCCGAACCTGCGTCAGCACCCTGTTCCGGTCGAAGGGCCGGATATTCTCATTGTCCACGTAAAGCACGATGTGCACCGGCTGAACCAGCTCGGCGGGGCTGCGGCTCGGCCGAGACGCCGCCTCGGCATCGAGCGGAGTCGGCGTCGGAACCGGCAGGGCCCGGGCGCCCTCTCCGTCTGGCGTCATGATCTCGGAGAGGACATCCCTGGTATAGGCTGCGAAGTGGCTCAGCCTCCGCTCCTGTCCATCCTGTTTGAGCACGAAATCGTCCTCGGAAAGACCGGTCACCACGTTCCCGTCACGGTCACGCACGAAGACGTCGATGTTGACGACCGTGACCTGGATTTCGTCC
The DNA window shown above is from Acidobacteriota bacterium and carries:
- a CDS encoding VWA domain-containing protein, encoding MPGRDLLRELMMSDVNRSFAPLVGVATLLVMLLVAGPVAFGQEVGEDEVVGGLAFEDEIQVTVVNIDVFVRDRDGNVVTGLSEDDFVLKQDGQERRLSHFAAYTRDVLSEIMTPDGEGARALPVPTPTPLDAEAASRPSRSPAELVQPVHIVLYVDNENIRPFDRNRVLTQVRRFIDEVMQPHVRVMVISVQRSPKVVQPFTNDPRAVKDALRSMTRVYGARTDDDLERGRIIHDMQQIIDDAPGEGRRADSRIAVDLQEKIRFYAGELASELNYSVNSLREVLTTLAGLSGRRVLVHISSGLPAVPARDLINWYGELYQKSSTLPMLARYNRRYLFESVAASANAQGVTFYTIDASGLAGGGSASAEHARPIDPLTTSIHTLNYQEPLLYLAERTGGRAIVDSNDITSLLEELRDDLFTYYSLGYTLSSSGSDTVHRIEVELPGHPEYELVYRRALVEKSLETQVQDKVVSGLMLALDDNPMHLEISSGVQRTASEDRWILPVEVSLPIESIALIPEGGDYVGRVVLFVANRDAKGGQSDIQRRQFEIRMPPEDYEKRRSERYVAALDLLLNEGEHKVVVGVLDPVTRQSSFASLNTRVSSHSIVSR